DNA from Alnus glutinosa chromosome 2, dhAlnGlut1.1, whole genome shotgun sequence:
CATTGCttcagaaaaagaagaacttGTGTACCTCTGATGGGTCCCTTACAGAGTAAACTGCATTGCTTTCCTTGGGCACAGAAGATACTAAGATGCCAAAACCTTGATGTCCGTCTCTCACAACCTATTACATGTTCAATTTTATTCATCAGATCATTCAGAAACTCAGTTGATTACTAAATTTATAATAAGTTATAAGATATTACCTTAAATGCATCTTCGTCTGTCCGGTCATCTCCAACATAGATCGGAAGCACATCGTCACAGTTACTCAACCCTAAAGCAAATTTTTTCAGAGTTAGATGGAGTGGATGAGAATTAAAGATTTGTAAAAAAGTATTAACCAATAGATAGAATTCATATCCATATCCAAAATAACTAACCAAGTGATTTCAGTAAAAATGTGACAGCTTTCCCCTTATTCCATTCGATCACGGGGCGGACctctaaaacctaaaaaaaaaaaaaaggtaagttGAATACAAATTAAAGGAATAACTCCACATAGTATAGCAGAAaatattcaataaaaaataaagaatattgcTCGGGTAGGATGTTGGCTCTGAAGAATACCTTGCGGCCATGAGTCAATCGCAAATGTGGGTAGTCTTTCAGTACATCGTGGACAAGTTGTGCTACTGTATTCCAAAGCTGGAGATATAAATTCAAATCAAGAGCCAAGAAAAGAGTAAATAAGTACAAAAGCCCTTTTTTCTGATTAGATGAACAATACAAGTAACTGAACAATATATATCCAACCTTGGCTGCTAAGTAAAAAGCCATACCTTCTCATCTACGTTACGGTAATGTACAGAGACACAGAACTTATTATCCTCAACTTTTACTCCTTTAACATCTTTGGTACGTTCAATAAGGGATCTAAGAACCTGCCCAAACATGAAAAAGTTAGAACGCTATGACAGTGAAAGATTGGAACTTGTTTTCTACCACTCCTACTATACAATTGCAGACAGGACACTTACACACCTCATTGATCATAGGTAAAAATTCAGCAGCGGGCTGGAACAAACTAACTTCCTTGCCCTATAATCACAAAGggatgaaaaattatttaaatatatacatttatgagagagaaagagatgtcACATAAAGAAATTTATTAGCCCATTACCTGCTCATCCGTTGATCTAACACAATTTGTGTGGTCATCGGAAATAGATTGTCTGACAGGGCCCATGATGTCCATCCCATGACTACCCGCATAATGGAGTTCTGTAAGTCCAACAAACTTATATACCTGAATGAATAGGAGTGTAGGACAAGCAATTGCCCAAAATCAATGACAACTAATTTTTGAAtgcaaataaacaaataattccTAAGGAAGTTGTTATTAGGATAAACTATTCAAAAAGAAACCAACCAATTACCTTGTCCCGGCTTCTCCCACTAATTATTGCTGTTGGGAAGTATTTTGCTACCTTTTTTACAACAGCACGCATCTACAAAGGTTACAGAACCAGAATGaccaaaaagaatgaaagaaaaaatgttactttaattttttttttttttaaaaaaaacatgttgaaaatgagaagaaaaaaaaaaagaaaagaaaagaaaaaaagaaccctCTTACAGCATCAGACATGAAGGCACAGTCAGGATTATCTACAATTGGTGAAAGAGTCCCATCATAGTCCAAAAACAATGCTATTCTCTTTCCCTTGGCATGGTTGTTAATTTTCTCAAAAGATGCAATTGCTGATGGATACTTCGCCtgggaaattaaaaaagaaaggtgCAGAGAACTGCATAAACAACTCATCCAGAAATTCTTGAAAGGAatgaaccaaaagaaaaaaataaaaaataaataaccacAGGAAGCAAAAATACCATCCAGGCATTGTATGCAACATCAGCATCAGAATCAGATGATGCATACTCATTGCCGGCACCCTTGGTTATC
Protein-coding regions in this window:
- the LOC133861911 gene encoding trehalose-phosphate phosphatase A-like yields the protein MDLKPNHTSPVLTDPAPMNKSILGVHSSLLPYPSPRAAFPPSLFLTIPRKKTGILGDVRSSSWLDAMKSSSPPPRKITKGAGNEYASSDSDADVAYNAWMAKYPSAIASFEKINNHAKGKRIALFLDYDGTLSPIVDNPDCAFMSDAMRAVVKKVAKYFPTAIISGRSRDKVYKFVGLTELHYAGSHGMDIMGPVRQSISDDHTNCVRSTDEQGKEVSLFQPAAEFLPMINEVLRSLIERTKDVKGVKVEDNKFCVSVHYRNVDEKLWNTVAQLVHDVLKDYPHLRLTHGRKVLEVRPVIEWNKGKAVTFLLKSLGLSNCDDVLPIYVGDDRTDEDAFKVVRDGHQGFGILVSSVPKESNAVYSVRDPSEVMEFLNSLVTWKESSAL